From one Verrucomicrobiota bacterium genomic stretch:
- the rnpA gene encoding ribonuclease P protein component, producing MRFRACQHIRRQADFERLRSEGVLKNAPGFFVKTKRNLEQKFPRFAVIVGKKVGAAHGRNRIKRLFRAIFRLEQSRLDPHSDYLVIVRRGIHVSYEKLQRQFLTLCASHHFLTIAIDGAAASGKSTVACSLAKRLRLMNVNTGEQYRSVVCYLKTQGIEDPDDPRIAEIINCLHFGVQCDLISAHITINKKIFPEAVLRSAWVNEHISRFAKQPLLREKLKAYQQSLIQEARARCFAGIVMEGRDIGSVIMPDASIKIFLTADPAIRAQRRNQEAEGDSVQKRDEADQFTAAPDAIVIDTSHKMLEEVQNQILELLHPSLGNEKVKA from the coding sequence ATGCGCTTTCGGGCGTGCCAACATATCCGGCGCCAAGCTGATTTTGAGCGGCTACGTTCGGAGGGTGTTTTAAAAAACGCCCCCGGTTTTTTTGTAAAAACCAAAAGAAATCTAGAGCAGAAGTTTCCTCGATTTGCGGTTATTGTTGGCAAAAAGGTAGGAGCGGCACACGGGCGCAATCGAATCAAGCGTCTATTTCGAGCGATTTTTCGCTTGGAGCAGTCGCGGTTAGATCCGCACAGCGACTATTTGGTGATTGTGCGTAGGGGAATCCATGTAAGTTATGAAAAACTACAGCGTCAATTTTTAACACTATGTGCCTCGCATCATTTTTTAACCATTGCGATTGATGGAGCAGCGGCTTCTGGAAAATCAACTGTTGCCTGCTCCTTAGCCAAACGTCTGCGTTTGATGAATGTCAATACGGGGGAGCAGTACCGATCCGTAGTGTGTTATCTAAAAACGCAGGGTATTGAAGATCCTGATGATCCACGGATTGCCGAAATAATCAACTGCCTGCATTTTGGGGTTCAGTGTGATTTAATTTCTGCACATATAACGATTAACAAAAAAATTTTCCCTGAAGCAGTACTCAGATCGGCTTGGGTGAATGAACACATTTCACGTTTTGCTAAACAGCCACTTTTAAGAGAAAAGCTTAAAGCATATCAACAAAGTTTAATTCAGGAGGCTCGAGCGCGTTGTTTTGCGGGGATCGTGATGGAAGGGCGCGATATCGGTTCTGTGATTATGCCAGATGCAAGTATAAAAATATTTCTAACAGCAGATCCTGCAATCCGAGCACAACGAAGGAATCAAGAGGCTGAAGGGGATTCTGTTCAAAAACGCGATGAGGCAGATCAATTTACAGCGGCTCCCGATGCGATTGTCATTGATACTTCCCATAAGATGCTCGAGGAGGTCCAAAACCAAATTTTAGAACTACTGCATCCGTCGTTGGGGAATGAGAAAGTAAAAGCCTAA
- the infC gene encoding translation initiation factor IF-3, with product MNLSSSSRPSSLRMVNIRSKSNRSRTPRGPKISVRCNEAIRAPEVRLIDADGTMLGIFPVEGARMQARQAGLDLIEISANATPPVCRIADFGKFQYEITKKKKVTKPSTNKVKEVKFRFCTETHDYETKVRHIIVFLGEGNKVKISVFFRGREMNQTQLGFELVSKLTADLAPYATLDAEAKLVGRNITATYSPLKNLKQKQQAKSPPPAE from the coding sequence ATGAATCTTTCCTCATCCTCAAGGCCTTCTAGTCTACGAATGGTCAATATCCGCTCTAAAAGTAACCGCTCGCGTACACCCCGAGGGCCCAAAATTTCGGTCCGATGCAACGAGGCGATTCGTGCGCCCGAGGTCCGCCTTATCGACGCCGATGGGACAATGCTTGGGATCTTTCCCGTCGAAGGTGCGCGGATGCAAGCCCGCCAAGCCGGACTTGACCTTATCGAGATTAGCGCTAACGCGACGCCGCCAGTATGCCGTATTGCTGACTTTGGAAAGTTCCAGTACGAGATCACAAAAAAGAAAAAAGTCACAAAGCCGTCGACCAATAAGGTAAAGGAAGTTAAGTTTCGCTTCTGTACGGAGACGCACGATTATGAAACCAAAGTCCGCCATATCATTGTATTTTTGGGCGAAGGCAATAAGGTAAAGATATCGGTATTTTTCCGAGGACGAGAGATGAACCAGACGCAACTCGGGTTTGAGCTTGTTAGTAAATTGACGGCCGATTTGGCGCCATACGCGACGCTCGATGCTGAGGCGAAACTTGTTGGACGTAATATTACAGCGACTTACTCTCCATTGAAAAATTTAAAGCAAAAGCAACAGGCGAAAAGTCCTCCACCTGCGGAATAG
- a CDS encoding 1-acyl-sn-glycerol-3-phosphate acyltransferase has translation MWNPCYLTTILSSRFVFKNLLRGKLYGEENIPKTGPFIVAPNHLSHFDPPLIGGAFRSRELMFMARKSLFKAGFLNFLLSRLNVIPVDKEHQGDIRAIRQALAALKRGLGLVIFPEGTRSLDGQLGKAQAGLGFLACQSRAPVIPVRITGTFEILKKNTVWPDICHTPSITIGPPMPYETYHLFEKDYQRTADYLFEHVRQI, from the coding sequence ATGTGGAATCCATGTTACCTAACGACGATTTTGTCCAGCCGGTTTGTCTTTAAAAATCTGCTACGCGGGAAACTCTACGGCGAGGAAAACATTCCGAAAACAGGCCCTTTCATTGTTGCACCAAACCACCTTAGCCATTTCGATCCACCGTTGATTGGGGGCGCTTTCCGTTCGCGCGAGTTGATGTTTATGGCTCGAAAAAGCCTCTTTAAGGCTGGATTCTTAAATTTTCTTCTCTCGCGCCTCAATGTAATCCCCGTCGATAAGGAGCATCAGGGCGATATTCGTGCTATTCGCCAAGCGCTCGCTGCTCTCAAACGAGGGCTCGGACTCGTGATTTTTCCAGAAGGTACACGATCGCTTGATGGTCAATTGGGCAAAGCTCAGGCGGGGTTGGGATTTTTAGCCTGCCAATCACGGGCACCGGTTATCCCTGTCCGCATTACAGGAACCTTTGAGATTTTGAAGAAAAATACCGTTTGGCCCGACATTTGCCATACGCCCAGCATTACTATAGGTCCACCCATGCCCTACGAAACATACCACCTATTTGAAAAAGATTACCAGCGCACTGCCGACTATCTCTTTGAACACGTTCGGCAGATCTGA
- a CDS encoding transketolase, translated as MNLRKLLSDADETPTLLESLQYVADSERGLAMDMVARAGSGHLGLALGCAEIGAALFGYLLQLDPSQPRWVNRDRFVLSAGHGSAWLYSWLYLLGFKIPSLETFRQEGGLPGHPEFGVIPGVECTTGPLGQGVGNAVGLAVAEKMQQARVPGIERILDYHVVCLCGDGCLQEGVSHEACAFAGHTQLDNFILIYDANAVTLDGSLGRSQSEDTARRFEAYGFFVQTVDGHDLNQFIQAYECAKAATKPSLIIAKTVIGKGLPEIEGTSKAHGEAGVKYRDEFKKALGLPPQEFCVDERTRLFFARRQQQLQKQAQQWQENYQKRVQSHPQTRLTEAIFQKKEKVQYSIDATEFDSQHSMATRTAGGVILNQCAQQEKCLITGSADVVSSAKNQITKGGVFSKENYAGRNIAFGVREHAMGAIMNGIAYDGVFRVNGSSFLAFADYLRPAIRVAAMAKLPVTYIFTHDSVAVGQDGPTHQPVEILSSLRAIPNLDVVRPGDAGECIGAYEYALNRMDGPVALILSRQELPILPDIEARARSVVRGAYIIKPETEALQLIIIATGSELSLALEAAESFPSVRVVSMPSMEIFERQPSSYKEQVLPNSCRNRLIVEAGVTMPWYRYVRDGTILSVESFGFSAPGKEVLEAFGFSRENVTQRIRQRLGQA; from the coding sequence ATGAACTTAAGAAAGTTGTTATCGGATGCCGATGAAACACCTACGTTGCTCGAATCTCTCCAGTATGTAGCCGATAGCGAACGTGGATTGGCGATGGATATGGTGGCCCGGGCGGGTTCTGGCCATCTTGGCCTGGCTCTCGGATGTGCGGAAATTGGGGCCGCGCTGTTTGGTTACTTGTTGCAGCTGGATCCCTCGCAGCCACGTTGGGTTAACCGCGATCGCTTTGTATTATCGGCAGGCCACGGGAGTGCTTGGCTTTACAGCTGGCTCTATTTGTTGGGTTTTAAGATTCCCTCGCTGGAAACCTTCCGACAGGAAGGTGGTCTACCGGGGCATCCAGAATTCGGGGTCATACCAGGCGTGGAGTGCACTACGGGACCGCTTGGACAAGGAGTTGGTAACGCTGTTGGTCTAGCAGTTGCGGAAAAAATGCAACAGGCGAGGGTCCCTGGGATCGAGAGAATATTGGATTATCACGTTGTATGTCTGTGTGGTGATGGTTGTCTGCAGGAAGGAGTTTCCCATGAGGCCTGTGCGTTTGCTGGCCATACGCAGCTCGATAACTTTATTTTGATCTATGATGCCAATGCGGTAACCCTCGACGGATCGCTCGGTCGTTCCCAATCCGAAGACACCGCAAGGCGCTTCGAAGCGTACGGATTTTTCGTCCAAACAGTCGATGGTCATGATCTAAACCAGTTCATTCAGGCGTATGAATGCGCTAAAGCCGCAACAAAGCCCAGCCTTATTATTGCGAAAACAGTTATCGGAAAAGGCCTTCCCGAGATCGAGGGGACATCTAAGGCCCATGGCGAAGCAGGGGTAAAGTACCGCGATGAATTCAAGAAAGCTTTGGGGTTGCCGCCACAGGAATTTTGTGTGGATGAACGGACGCGATTGTTTTTTGCACGGCGGCAACAGCAGTTACAAAAACAAGCGCAACAATGGCAGGAAAATTACCAGAAGAGGGTCCAAAGTCATCCTCAAACGCGCCTAACAGAAGCGATTTTTCAAAAAAAGGAAAAAGTCCAGTATTCGATCGATGCGACGGAATTCGATTCGCAGCACTCGATGGCGACGCGCACAGCGGGTGGTGTTATTTTAAATCAATGTGCGCAACAAGAGAAATGTCTCATTACGGGAAGTGCCGATGTTGTGAGTTCGGCCAAAAATCAGATCACGAAAGGAGGAGTTTTTTCGAAAGAAAATTATGCTGGCCGCAATATCGCTTTTGGTGTCCGCGAGCATGCCATGGGTGCCATTATGAATGGGATTGCGTATGACGGTGTTTTTCGTGTGAACGGTTCGAGTTTTTTGGCCTTTGCGGATTATCTGCGGCCGGCGATCCGTGTCGCGGCGATGGCCAAGCTTCCAGTGACTTATATTTTTACGCACGATTCCGTGGCGGTCGGTCAAGATGGTCCGACACACCAACCCGTAGAAATTTTATCGTCCTTGCGAGCAATCCCGAATCTCGATGTTGTTCGTCCCGGTGATGCCGGCGAGTGCATCGGTGCCTATGAGTATGCATTGAACAGGATGGACGGTCCCGTAGCGCTGATTTTGTCGCGTCAGGAGCTGCCGATTTTACCAGACATTGAGGCACGTGCGCGAAGCGTCGTCCGCGGAGCCTACATTATCAAGCCGGAAACGGAAGCATTACAACTCATCATTATTGCAACAGGTAGTGAATTGTCATTGGCGTTAGAGGCGGCGGAAAGTTTTCCCTCAGTTCGCGTTGTTTCGATGCCGAGTATGGAAATTTTCGAACGACAGCCATCGTCTTATAAAGAGCAAGTTCTTCCTAATTCTTGTCGTAACCGCCTCATTGTTGAAGCGGGCGTTACCATGCCGTGGTACCGATATGTCAGGGATGGCACAATCCTATCGGTTGAATCGTTTGGTTTTAGCGCTCCCGGGAAAGAAGTACTCGAGGCCTTTGGGTTTTCCAGAGAAAACGTTACTCAAAGAATCCGTCAGCGACTCGGTCAAGCGTGA
- a CDS encoding ATP-dependent Clp protease ATP-binding subunit has translation MESLNFTPRSQQILVFARQAADKMHNSYVGTEHILIGIVELGQGIAVNVLKRLGVALGVIRERVQKRITEEVGERRRSAMVLSDHVPFTPRVKKVLIFAANEARSLQHPYIGTEHLLLGILREGGGVAAEVLHDLGVDIERCRQEVLEELDPNFASSSAPEESTSEEPESSEGLLSEEFKVRDRPGVKMTALRAFGRDLTALARDGELDPVIGRAKEIERTIQVLCRRTKNNPALIGEAGVGKTAIVEGLAQAIASENVPDVLLNKKVISLDLALMVAGTKYRGQFEERLKAVMDEVKRAQNVILFLDELHTIVGAGSSEGAMDASNILKPALSRGEIQCIGATTLTEYRKNIEKDAALERRFQAIQVDPPSLEDAIKILTGIKGKYEEFHNVKYGKEVIDLAVQLSDRYISGRFLPDKAIDVIDEAGARAHIGAMSLPPQIEKLSKRIDAVCREKESAIAEQKFEDAAKLRDEEKRIREAREKALEKWRSDRKAACVNITKEDVCKIVSEWTKIPLTRVEQTERERLLKIGETLRCSVIGQDDATEVIARALRRSRADLKDPQRPIGAFLFLGPTGVGKTHLAKVLAVTMFGNSDALIQVDMSEYMEKFAVSRMIGSPPGYVGHEDGGQLTEQVRRKPYSVILFDEVEKAHPDVLQILLQVMEDGRLTDSVGRRVDFKNTILVMTSNVGAELLQKGTSLGFTQHSAVDFEQLKEKIQEEAKRAFKPEFLNRLTDVVIFKPLEHDELVKIVDLEFQKIDGRMRKKKISLDIGEDVREFLIKKGYDQKYGARPLRRAIEKYVEDFLAEEFLKGGLKEGYHFKLDLGEGDQVAIASRRKLQKTPKKS, from the coding sequence ATGGAGTCGCTGAATTTTACACCGCGATCGCAACAGATCCTTGTTTTTGCCCGCCAAGCCGCAGACAAGATGCACAATAGCTATGTGGGTACGGAGCACATTTTGATCGGTATTGTCGAGTTAGGGCAAGGGATCGCTGTGAATGTCCTTAAGCGCCTTGGAGTGGCCCTTGGTGTGATCCGCGAGCGTGTCCAAAAGCGCATTACGGAGGAGGTCGGAGAGCGGCGGCGTTCGGCGATGGTTCTATCGGATCACGTACCGTTTACACCGCGAGTGAAAAAGGTGCTTATTTTTGCGGCCAATGAGGCACGGTCGTTACAGCATCCCTATATCGGTACCGAGCACCTCTTATTGGGGATTTTGAGGGAGGGTGGTGGTGTTGCCGCCGAAGTGCTCCATGATCTCGGTGTCGATATCGAACGTTGTCGACAAGAAGTACTAGAGGAATTAGATCCCAATTTTGCGAGTTCCAGTGCTCCCGAAGAATCAACGTCAGAAGAGCCGGAATCAAGTGAAGGATTATTGTCGGAAGAGTTTAAAGTGCGTGATCGTCCGGGAGTAAAAATGACAGCATTACGGGCATTTGGGCGAGATTTAACCGCATTAGCACGGGATGGGGAATTAGACCCCGTGATTGGGCGCGCAAAGGAGATTGAGCGGACAATCCAGGTGCTTTGCCGTCGGACGAAAAATAATCCCGCGCTCATTGGTGAGGCAGGTGTTGGAAAGACCGCAATTGTTGAGGGATTAGCGCAGGCGATCGCGAGCGAAAATGTCCCAGATGTGTTACTCAATAAAAAGGTAATTTCATTGGATTTGGCGCTCATGGTGGCGGGAACGAAGTACCGCGGGCAATTTGAAGAACGGCTTAAAGCGGTCATGGATGAGGTGAAACGTGCCCAAAATGTGATCCTATTTTTGGATGAACTGCATACGATTGTGGGTGCCGGATCTTCGGAAGGGGCAATGGATGCCTCCAATATTTTAAAACCTGCACTATCACGGGGGGAGATCCAGTGTATTGGTGCGACAACGCTAACAGAGTATCGGAAAAACATCGAGAAAGATGCGGCATTAGAGCGACGCTTTCAAGCAATCCAGGTCGACCCGCCCTCACTTGAAGATGCGATCAAGATTCTCACGGGGATTAAGGGAAAGTACGAGGAATTTCACAACGTCAAATACGGGAAAGAGGTGATCGATCTCGCAGTTCAGCTTTCCGACCGTTATATCAGTGGGCGATTTTTACCGGATAAGGCGATCGATGTTATCGATGAAGCGGGTGCGCGGGCACATATCGGCGCAATGAGTCTACCGCCACAGATTGAAAAGTTGTCGAAACGTATCGATGCGGTCTGTCGCGAAAAGGAGTCGGCAATTGCTGAACAAAAATTTGAAGATGCGGCGAAGCTCCGTGATGAGGAGAAACGGATTCGGGAAGCGCGGGAAAAGGCACTCGAAAAGTGGCGCAGTGACCGTAAGGCGGCTTGTGTAAATATTACCAAGGAGGATGTCTGCAAAATCGTCTCGGAGTGGACAAAAATCCCGCTGACCCGTGTTGAACAAACAGAGCGCGAGCGGTTATTAAAGATCGGTGAAACATTACGGTGTTCCGTTATTGGACAAGACGATGCGACGGAGGTCATTGCGCGGGCGCTTCGTCGTTCTCGGGCCGACCTGAAGGATCCACAACGGCCGATTGGTGCATTTCTATTTCTAGGTCCCACCGGTGTCGGTAAAACGCATCTCGCAAAGGTGTTGGCTGTGACGATGTTTGGTAACAGCGACGCATTGATCCAAGTCGATATGTCCGAATACATGGAAAAGTTCGCGGTCTCGCGTATGATTGGTTCACCTCCTGGGTATGTAGGGCACGAAGATGGAGGGCAACTCACTGAGCAGGTGCGCCGGAAGCCGTACTCGGTGATCCTTTTTGATGAGGTTGAAAAGGCACACCCCGACGTTTTGCAGATCCTACTTCAGGTGATGGAGGATGGGCGGCTTACGGATAGCGTAGGACGGCGTGTTGATTTCAAAAACACAATTCTCGTTATGACATCCAATGTTGGGGCAGAACTGCTCCAGAAGGGGACTTCGCTTGGGTTTACACAACATAGTGCTGTTGATTTTGAGCAGCTCAAAGAGAAGATCCAGGAGGAGGCAAAGCGGGCTTTTAAGCCGGAATTTTTGAATCGTTTAACCGATGTCGTAATCTTTAAGCCATTGGAACATGATGAGCTCGTCAAGATCGTTGATCTCGAGTTCCAAAAGATCGATGGCCGTATGCGAAAGAAGAAAATATCGCTCGATATTGGCGAGGACGTCCGGGAGTTTTTGATTAAAAAGGGTTACGATCAAAAGTACGGCGCACGACCGCTTCGCCGGGCGATTGAAAAGTACGTTGAAGATTTTCTAGCAGAAGAGTTTCTAAAAGGAGGATTGAAAGAAGGCTATCACTTTAAGCTCGATCTCGGCGAGGGAGACCAGGTGGCGATTGCATCCCGTAGAAAATTGCAAAAAACGCCGAAAAAGTCGTAA
- a CDS encoding YdeI/OmpD-associated family protein: MPNDRNQMPQNVLFLRDRQEFRRWLTEHHNSALECWVSVKRGFPKDEANLGYLDALEEALCFGWIDSVVKKFSEFGVLQRMLPRRPRSQWSELNKERCRRLEKLGRMRPAGRAALPDLSNCFVIDEDVLDALKQDPIIWRNFQNFPPLYQRVRIDVIQRVKKQKPLFEARLARFLEKTRQNILYGEWNDRGRLLEY, from the coding sequence ATGCCAAATGATCGTAACCAAATGCCACAAAATGTACTCTTTCTTCGTGATCGACAGGAATTTCGGCGTTGGTTGACGGAGCATCATAACAGCGCTTTGGAGTGTTGGGTTTCCGTCAAGCGGGGTTTCCCTAAGGATGAAGCAAATCTTGGGTACCTAGATGCACTCGAAGAGGCGCTTTGTTTTGGCTGGATCGATAGTGTGGTTAAAAAATTTTCCGAGTTTGGAGTGTTGCAGCGGATGTTGCCACGGAGACCCCGTAGCCAATGGTCCGAGCTCAATAAGGAACGTTGTCGCCGGCTTGAAAAGCTCGGCAGGATGAGGCCTGCGGGACGTGCTGCTTTACCGGATCTGTCCAACTGCTTCGTGATCGACGAGGATGTGTTGGATGCCTTAAAACAAGACCCGATAATTTGGCGCAATTTTCAAAACTTTCCGCCGCTGTATCAGCGTGTTCGCATCGATGTCATTCAGCGTGTCAAAAAGCAAAAACCACTCTTTGAAGCCCGCCTTGCTCGTTTTTTAGAAAAAACACGCCAAAATATTCTCTATGGCGAATGGAACGACCGCGGCAGATTGCTAGAATATTGA
- a CDS encoding N-acetylmuramoyl-L-alanine amidase, translating to MKLPFVNFFGVFLLVLLLGGVACTYQVVKVVKPMIAPKEVVWKVGGIDYISATQLTKRLGAKVAASKGQAKSVTVTKGGATVQMTAEKDHLTYQSTHIFLQYPLKYQGSEVLVSEDDVQNVLTPLLAPSLIPKKIAIPQTIVIDPGHGGKDPGATNNRLQLQEKNLVLAIALQLKTELIRRQYIVKMTREKDEFKELEDRPRVTGDVFISLHLNSSGTPNQSLGTEVHVLTRNQGSPGNTFNRWNTILGYLVVSRLVGVAQFRNRGLKMSNLAVLRNSTSPAILIELGFINHDIEAKKLADQAFQKKLVGGIANALDELKKVVIGCR from the coding sequence ATGAAGCTTCCTTTTGTTAATTTTTTCGGAGTTTTTCTGCTTGTGTTGCTACTGGGTGGGGTTGCGTGTACATATCAGGTGGTCAAGGTCGTTAAGCCGATGATTGCGCCGAAGGAAGTGGTGTGGAAAGTTGGCGGTATCGACTACATATCGGCGACACAGCTGACAAAGCGTCTCGGTGCCAAAGTGGCAGCGTCGAAGGGCCAGGCCAAAAGTGTTACGGTAACGAAGGGGGGTGCTACGGTCCAAATGACGGCGGAGAAGGATCACCTTACGTATCAATCGACGCATATTTTCCTACAATATCCGCTCAAATATCAAGGATCGGAGGTCTTAGTCAGTGAAGACGATGTACAAAATGTCCTCACGCCACTGCTGGCGCCAAGCCTTATTCCTAAAAAAATTGCGATTCCTCAAACGATTGTTATCGATCCCGGACACGGCGGTAAAGATCCCGGTGCGACCAATAACCGTTTGCAACTCCAAGAGAAAAATTTAGTGCTGGCGATTGCTCTGCAACTGAAAACAGAGCTTATTCGGCGACAGTACATCGTGAAAATGACTCGCGAGAAGGATGAATTCAAGGAACTCGAAGATCGGCCGCGAGTAACGGGTGATGTGTTTATTAGCTTGCATCTGAATTCTTCGGGGACTCCGAACCAATCGCTTGGAACTGAGGTCCATGTTTTAACACGGAATCAAGGGAGCCCTGGAAATACATTTAACCGTTGGAATACGATTTTAGGGTATCTTGTTGTTTCTCGGTTAGTCGGTGTTGCGCAGTTCCGTAACCGTGGGCTCAAAATGAGCAATTTAGCGGTTTTGCGAAATTCAACGAGCCCAGCGATCTTAATCGAACTCGGCTTCATTAATCACGATATAGAGGCGAAAAAACTTGCCGATCAGGCTTTCCAGAAAAAGCTCGTTGGCGGGATTGCAAATGCGCTCGATGAACTTAAGAAAGTTGTTATCGGATGCCGATGA
- a CDS encoding MFS transporter: MLLKNNKPLGFLNNFLKKTSPVERRTLLLDHPRFVLQGILDIEFKNYAAVVAISVFSMSNHAKGLIASASYIGMALSPLILALFTTKTIALVTNRVIALLLSLVGMALVVSAVANCGLVFLIAIVCAKILYKQTLPFVTDIYNRNYPKKRRGRIIGYLFTILALSSVISGIVFGRILDRDLNNYRWIFVLGAFAAFFCSAIFRHIPNGHVLPANSQSLLRSNLSILFHDRLFTAVLLLWSLMSIAFQMTYPLRIEYLTNPQYGLCVLHSDYALLMITIPTTVRILSAFFWGRIFDTQNFAVMKILINAAFLLGIPLFFFSTNFWVLALSSVFLGLGYGGNLTAWQLWVTKIVPSPEKLGAYVSLDMAIMGLRDAIAASLGYFLLAHSFSLHGICILSIVLVAISILGFYFLIPQRRMQ; the protein is encoded by the coding sequence ATGCTGCTCAAAAACAATAAGCCATTGGGATTTTTAAATAATTTCCTTAAAAAAACATCACCGGTTGAGCGGCGAACGCTGTTACTTGACCATCCACGGTTTGTACTTCAGGGCATTCTAGACATCGAATTTAAAAATTACGCTGCCGTTGTTGCGATCAGTGTCTTTTCGATGAGCAACCATGCGAAGGGGTTAATTGCGTCGGCATCTTACATTGGTATGGCTTTATCGCCACTCATCCTGGCGCTATTTACCACAAAAACAATCGCCCTTGTAACAAACCGCGTCATTGCACTCCTATTATCACTAGTCGGCATGGCCTTGGTCGTTTCAGCAGTTGCTAATTGCGGACTCGTTTTCTTAATTGCGATCGTTTGCGCGAAAATTCTCTACAAACAGACGCTGCCTTTTGTGACAGACATTTACAATCGCAACTATCCGAAAAAACGCCGAGGACGAATTATTGGCTATCTGTTCACCATTCTTGCGCTTTCAAGTGTTATTTCAGGCATTGTTTTTGGTCGCATTTTGGACCGCGATCTCAACAACTACCGGTGGATTTTTGTACTAGGAGCGTTTGCGGCTTTTTTCTGTAGTGCGATTTTCCGACACATTCCCAATGGGCATGTTTTACCGGCCAATTCCCAATCGCTTCTACGATCCAATCTCTCGATTCTCTTTCACGATCGGCTATTCACAGCTGTTTTACTACTCTGGTCGCTGATGAGCATTGCCTTCCAGATGACCTACCCGCTCCGCATCGAATATCTCACCAATCCGCAATACGGGCTCTGTGTACTTCACAGCGACTATGCGTTGCTCATGATTACGATTCCGACGACGGTACGCATCTTGAGTGCTTTTTTTTGGGGACGTATTTTTGATACACAAAATTTTGCGGTAATGAAAATCCTCATCAATGCTGCGTTTCTACTGGGAATTCCTCTATTCTTTTTCTCGACGAACTTTTGGGTCCTGGCGCTTTCTTCGGTATTTTTAGGGCTTGGTTATGGAGGCAATCTCACGGCCTGGCAGCTTTGGGTTACGAAAATTGTTCCTTCACCGGAAAAGCTTGGTGCTTACGTCAGTCTTGATATGGCAATTATGGGTCTTCGCGATGCAATTGCAGCTTCTCTTGGCTACTTTTTACTCGCTCACTCCTTTTCGCTGCACGGGATTTGCATTTTGTCGATCGTCCTTGTGGCAATTTCGATTTTAGGCTTTTACTTTCTCATTCCCCAACGACGGATGCAGTAG
- the rpmH gene encoding 50S ribosomal protein L34, which yields MKPTYNPSKLKRARKFGFRARMKTSGGRKVLASRRRKGRAKLSASVPRF from the coding sequence ATGAAGCCCACGTACAATCCGTCAAAGTTGAAGCGGGCGCGGAAGTTCGGGTTCCGCGCGCGGATGAAGACCTCTGGAGGGCGGAAGGTCCTGGCGAGCCGTCGACGTAAGGGGCGCGCAAAATTATCCGCAAGTGTTCCTCGATTCTAG